One Algoriphagus sp. Y33 genomic window, TCTCTATCCTTTGTTTGAAAGGCGACATTCACATTTTGGCCTTCCAAAGCGCCATATAGGATTATTTCTTCCAGATTTGGAATGGCCTGCAACAATTTAGTCTCATATCCGGGAGCTTCTACAGACAAATACGTATTAGACGTCACTACTAAATTCGCGACTCCCAGACTGTCAGAAATAGCTGAGAAATCATCTTCTTCGCTTGTGATTATGGCTCCTTGTATCGTTTTACCAATACTGGATTTTACCACAGGGTTAAGGGTTATTTTTAAGGTATTTTGTGCCATCAGCCGGCATGGAAAAACCACCGCTAGGACACACCACACCATTACTGTTTTTATATAGTTCATTAGGATTTTTCATTTAGATGATAAAAAGTCAACATCGCCTATGTTACCACCCCGGATTCTGAGTCATCTCAGGATACAAGGAGACATCAGACACTTTGAGAGGTAACCAATAGTGTCTTTCCGAAAATGGACGCTCCAAAATCACTTCTTCCCGTATGTTTGCCACACGGTTTTCGGTAGGGTCATCCACATTGAAATCTCCCACACGATCCATCTCCAAGGATGTTTTTATCGTGTAGGGCTCTTCGATAAGCAATAACCAGCGGCGAAGATCCGTGAATCGGTGTCTTTCAAATGCCAGTTCCACTGCACGTTCCCTTCTCAATTCCGGCAGAAAATCCTCTACCGACCCAACGAATTTGCTGTGAACTCCAGCCATACCTGCCCGGTTTCGAATCACGTTTACCGCATCTACCGCAGTCTTGGCGAAGGTGGCACTTGGCGTACTTGGGGAGTTGTATCCCATCAGTGTCGCCTCAGCATACATCAAATAAATATCCGCCACTCTCATGTAAGGCACATTGATATGGAGTGAAGTACCCCAATCGTATGCATTATCATATTTGTTGGCTCTGAGAGGTACAAACTTCCTGCTCATATATCCTGTCCGGCTCCCGTTGCTTTGGTTTCTATAGCTGCCCCCGGTAAACAGGTTGGCATATCTATTCACCTCTTCACTTTGATCAGGAATGGATCCTTGGATTACTTTTACCCCATCGAAGGTTATATCACTATAGAATCTCGGATCCCGCCCTTTCCACGGATAGTTAGGATCATATCCTGACTCAGGATCAGCTTTGGTGATATCATCAGGAAGTGGCAAACCATTAGCCATTCCATAATTGTCGTGCACGTAATTAGCCGTGGGCATAAACATCGTGGCATCACCCTGACTGATCAGCAATGGCATAAACTGCTTTGAAATCTGATAATTACTGCTGTTTGCCCCGGTCGTAGGTGCTCTGAACATCGCCTCAGTTCCTCCAGGCATAGCCCAGTTCTGTCCTGTGGTATAGAAGAGATTGGACTTCTGGGCAAAAGGCATCAGAGAATACAAGGTTTCCCCACCTTCTATCAGCTGGAGCAATTCGCCAAAAACATCCGCTGCTC contains:
- a CDS encoding RagB/SusD family nutrient uptake outer membrane protein; translated protein: MNNYIKNIIKGSFLMVIFLSATSCEDYLERTPDSIISEETAFQNFRNFQGFTEELYHCIPNFTLAYWVSAWNFGEDEIESTAGTFTVSYNFDRGNFWAWQEELGGGVGWFDKGNASTIDGHHRKALWPLAWFGIRKANLGLENLDRLSDATDEERRLIEGQLLFFRGWFHFQLIQYFGGLPYIDSVLPSDEQLRLPRLSYKESAERVAADLRRAADLLPLDWDQTTIGRQTIGKNSMRINKAMALGYLGKNLLWAASPLMNFTDTGSRTYDAGLSKRAADVFGELLQLIEGGETLYSLMPFAQKSNLFYTTGQNWAMPGGTEAMFRAPTTGANSSNYQISKQFMPLLISQGDATMFMPTANYVHDNYGMANGLPLPDDITKADPESGYDPNYPWKGRDPRFYSDITFDGVKVIQGSIPDQSEEVNRYANLFTGGSYRNQSNGSRTGYMSRKFVPLRANKYDNAYDWGTSLHINVPYMRVADIYLMYAEATLMGYNSPSTPSATFAKTAVDAVNVIRNRAGMAGVHSKFVGSVEDFLPELRRERAVELAFERHRFTDLRRWLLLIEEPYTIKTSLEMDRVGDFNVDDPTENRVANIREEVILERPFSERHYWLPLKVSDVSLYPEMTQNPGW